Below is a window of Candidatus Leptovillus gracilis DNA.
CCCAGGCCGTCGAACCGGAAATCAGAGCCTATCGGGCCGGCAATAGGGAAGAAGCGGTGGAGATGGTACGAGCCGGCACGGGCAAACTCATCCTGGACCAACTACGCGACGAAATCGCCCTCTTCATTGAGGAGGAAGAGCGCTTGCTCAGCCAGCGCACCGAAGATAACAGAGGTGCGGCTAACCAGGCCCTTTTGTTTGCCGTCGCGACCCCGATGCTGGCTATCTTCCTGGCATTAGGCTTCGCTACGTACCAGTCACGCCAGATTTCCCAGATTATCCAGGACTATGCCGATTTTGCCGGGCGTGTGGCTGCCGGCGACCTCACCACACAGTTGGACCGGCGCACGGAAGATGAACTCGATTTCCTGAGTCAACATCTGAACAGTATGGTTGAAAGCCTGGCGGAATTGGCCCAGGAAGTGCAGGCAGCCAGCGATGATGTGGCCGGAGCCGCTGCGGAAATACTGGGCACAGTCCACAAACACACCAACACGGCTCATGAACAGGCCACCTCGATCGGCCAGGTAACGTCACGGATGGAAGTAGTGCGCGCCGCTTCCGAGCAGGCCGCCGCTCGGGCGCGTGAACTGGCTCAGAAAGCGCAAACTTCTATGCGCGTGAGTCACGACGGGACTGAAGCGGTTAAGGCCATTATTCACGGCATGGAAGACATCCGCCTGAAGGTGAAGGCTATTGCGCAGGACATTTTGAACCTGGCTGAGAAGACGAAGCTCATTGGCGAAATTACGGCGACGGTCAACGATCTGGCCGATCAATCCAATTTGCTGGCCCTGAATGCGGCTATTGAGGCGGCACGCGCCGGGGAGCAGGGTAAAGGGTTTGCCGTTGTAGCCAACGAGGTGCGTGTTTTGGCAGAGCAGTCTAAACAGGCGACAGCCCGGGTGCGGGCCATTCTGGGGGAGATTCAAAAGGCGACCAATGCGGCCGTTTTAGTGACAGAGGCTGGCGATGAAAAAGTGGAGAATGGCATGATTCTGGCTCACCGTGCCGGTGACATTATTTTGCAGCTATCTACTACAGTTCAGGAGGCTTCTGATGTTTCCCATCAGATTGTGGAAGCAGCCCACCAGCAAAATGACGCCATTGACGAGATGCTGCGCGCGATGAAAGAGATTAACCAGACGACCCACGAATCGGTGCAAGCCGGGCAAAAGTCGGAAGCTGTCGCCAAACAGCTTAATGAGCTGACCCAACATTTGAAATCAATGACAGAGCAGTACCGATTGAGTTGAACCTACCGATGAACACCACGCAAGATTCCCCTGCGCCGGACCTTTCACAGAATGGCGAGCATCCCATGGCATTGCTGCCGGCTGAAACTCTCATCGCTCTGGCGATAGTCCGTTGCGCCGGGTTGTTGTATGGCATTGACGTGAAGTGGGTGCGGGAAATACAGCCGTTTACCCAGGTCACGCCTGTCTATGGCCTGCCTGCTTTTTGGGTCGGCGTTATGGCGCTGCGCGGGCAGCTTTACGCAGTGTTGGACTTGGCGCAAGTTTTATCACCACAGCAGACCCCGGCTGAAAACCGGCAGCATGTGGTGTTTACCGTTGTTAATCGCCTGGCCATTGGGCTGTTGGTGGAAGAGATGCCAGCGGTATGCCAGATTGATACCCAGACGTTAACGGCCGTTTCCCCTTCAAGCCCATCCTATATAACCGGCACAACTTCTGAGCAGATCACCGTGATTGATCTACCCGCCTTGTTCGCCGATCCTTGCCTGGCTGTACCGGCAAGCCGGACAGGCAATGGCAAACCATGACACCTGACGACGAGCTACAGCAAAGGTTGCTAAACCTGTTTGCCGGAGAAGCCCAGGATGTGATTCAGGCTATCACCCAATCCTGCCTGGCGCTCGAACAACAACCAGGCGCAGCCCATCGCGCTGACCTGACGGCCAACATTTTGCGGCAAGCCCACAATCTGAAAGGCACGGCCCGCGCCTTAGGCTTGGAAGATGTCTTCAGCCTGACGCACCGGCTGGAAGCTTTGTTTGAAGCGATTAAACAAACCGGAGTTGAGCCAGAGACGGCCGTTTTTGACCTTATCTACCAGACTCTCGACGGCATTAACAGCCTGATTGCCGGGCCATCAGAGGGAAACCCGGCCCTGGATTTGCTGCTGAACCGGCTGGAAACGGCCGTTGCCCACATCAACACGCCGCAGACAGCCCTTGCCCAATCGGCCCAAACGCTGGCGGCGGCGGAAACCGCGGCGCCAGATGCCGCCCTACCCGCGTCTCAGGAAACCATCCGTGTCACGGTGGGCAGATTAGATACCATTCTCAATCTAGTCAATGAGCTGCAAATCAGCCGCCTGAGTCTGGAACGCAATCTGCGGTACCTGCGCCAACTGTCTTATAACTCCGACCCATTTGTCCCACAGGTGGGCGTGCCGCCCCCGGCGCACACCCAAATCAGCGATCTGTACCGCCGTGCCGAAACCGACCACCGCCGCCTAAGCCAGCTTTTGGCCCAGCTTCAAGAAAATGTACACCAGGCGCGAATGCTGCCGCTAACGACGATATTTGACGCCTTACCCCGTATCGCCCGTGACCTGGCCCATGAGTTGGGTAAGGAGGTAGTCTTGCATCTGGAAGGCGGCGATATCGAGTTAGATCGCGCTGTATTAGAGCAACTCAAATCCCCCTTGCAACATCTTCTGCGCAATGGCATTGATCATGGCCTGGAAACGCCGGAAAAGCGGCGCGCTGCCGGAAAAGCGATGGCCGGCCAGATCAGCATCACGGCCGTTCAGCGCGGTGGCGGCATTCTCCTGGAAATAAGCGACGATGGGGCTGGTATTGACCAGGCCAGGATAAAAGAGCAGGCCATACGCCAACGCCTGCTGACGGCCGACGAGTCGAACCGGTTGAATGAACAGGAAGCCCTCTGGCTGTTGTTTCGCTCAGGTTTTAGTCTGGCCGGGGCGGTAACGGCCGTTTCCGGGCGAGGCGTTGGGCTGGATATTGTGCGTCAGGCTGTCGAGAGCCTGCACGGGGTGATTTCGCTAGAAAACCGCCCCGGCCAGGGCGTTCGCTTTTCCCTCAGTCTGCCGGTCAGCATCGCCTCGTCCTGTTGTTTGCTCGTCCGGGCGGCCGGGCAGATGTTTGCCCTGCCCACGCGCCAGGTGGCGCACCTGGCGCGGGTAGCGTGGGAGCAGGTGCAGGGGGAAAACGGCCGTTTACGCCTGCTGCATCCCGGCGCAGAACCGATACCCGCCATCAGCCTGGGCCAGGCGCTGCAAGGAAACGGTCATTCGCCGGATCGCTTGGCGGCGCAGGTTTGGCAAACGGCCGTTTTCATCGGCCCGCTGGAACAACCGGTGGCCTTGCTCGTGGACGAGCCTGGCGAGGTCCAGGAAATTGTCATCAAGCCATTGCCGCTGCCCCTGGCTCACATGCCTTATATCTCTGGCGCATCAATTTTAGGAACAGGGGCGGTCATTCTCGTGCTGAATGTTACGGACCTGATCAGGGCCGCAACGCAGCGCGGTTGAGAAAGGTTAACCAACCAATGAACAACACATCGCAAAGAAACAGCCCGGCGCAGATATTGGTGGTGGATGATTCCCTGGTGATGCGTATTCTCGTCCAGGAGACACTGCTGAAGACCGGATTCCAGGTCCTTACAGCCGCAAACGGCATGGAAGCGTGGGAACTGCTGCACAGAGAACCTGTTCACCTGGTCATAGCCGATTTGTCCATGACAGACCTGGATGGTTTGGAACTAACCAGGCTGATCCGCGCTCACAAACAATTCGGGGCGCTGCCGGTTATTTTGATGTCGGTCATGGATATTGGCGATCAGCGGCAGCGCGGACTGAGTAACGGCGCAAACGCCTTTGTGATGAAAGATCGGCGCGACATCGAATCGTTGGCGAACAGAATTAACGAATTGTTGCCAGAGGGGCTGCGCGTGACGCTTCCAGACCAACCCCCGGACAATCCTCCTGGCAAGGTGACAACTTTTTTAGACAGGTAACGAACGATGCGTTCATTTCAGAGGTTAAAGAGCCGTTTTATAAAAACGCTTCTGAATCATCGTTGGCTTATCGTCCTGCTGCTGGGCGCTTCGGCGCTGCTGTTCGAGGTGATTGAACATTGGGGCGAACCCAACCCGGTGGACGCCCATTTTGTGCGGGAAATCCTCTTTTACGGCGTCGCCTTTCCGGTTGCTGTCGGATTGCTGCTCAATTTGCTGCTTCAGACCCAAGACCAACGGAACATGACCCTACGCCAACAAGCCTGGGAAAAGAAGATTCAGCAGGAATTGCACCGCGCTGCCAATTGGGATGAACTGCTGCGCGTCATCGTCAGTTTTCCGGAGCTTATCGCGCCGATTGTCGGCGCTGCGCTCTTCTATTACGATCCGGCAGATGAGGTATTGAAACATGTGGCTGAATTCTGGTTGAGCGATGAAGAAGGTGGGGTTTTGGGGGAAACGGCCGTTTCTCCCACCATTTGCGGCCTCAAACATCACCCACCCGAACAGGGACTGCATCCCTTCCTCTCGACGCCACACCCTGACGCTGCTCTGCGCGGCTACTGCCTCCCCCTTTGGAGCAACGACCGTTTCATCGGGTTATTGCAAATCTATCTGCCGGCCACCGAGCAATTAAACGTTGAGCAAATCAGCATTTTTAACCATCTCGTTGCTGCGTTAGCCATCTCCTTAGAGACATCCGCCCTGGATCGCCCGGAGTTTCTCAGAGCGCAAGCCGCCCGCCAGGAGCGAGAGCGTGTCGCCCGCCGGCTGCATGACACCCTGGGGCAAAATCTCTCCTACCTGCGCCTGAAACTGGACCAACTGACAGTGGAAGAGACCCTCCGGCACGATCCGGCCGTTCATCAGGACATTGAGCGTATGCGTGATGTCGCTAACGAAGCATATGAACAGGTCCGTTACACCATGCTCACGCTTCAGCCGGATAGCACGCCCGACCTGACCGAAGAGCTGCTGCTGCAAACGCGGCTGATGGCCGAACGAATTGGCGCTGGGTTTCATCATCAACTTCAAGGTAAGGCTGCGCCCATCCCCCCCTTAGCGCAGCACAAGATTTTGTTCATTTTCCGCGAGGCGTTGACCAACGTTCAAGGCCATGCCCAGGCGGCCAACATAGAGATGACCATAATCTGGACGCCACATGATCTAATGGTCTGTTTGACCGATGACGGGGTGGGCTTTGATCCTGATAAACCGGCAGCCTATGGGCCGGTTGGTCTGCTTGTCATGCGGCAGCGCGCCGAAGAGATCAAGGGGCAGCTGTCAATCCGTTCGCAGCCGGGTCAGGGAACCCAGGTTAGACTCCATTATCCTTTTGGCGATTCTTAGGAATTGTCCAAGAATCACTTCCGGTTTTTTAGATTGGACCAGTCTGGACCGACTTCCAGTTTTGGCTTGGCGTAAACGCTTTAGCCGGGCAGGGCGGTAAAGCCGCCACTACCAACCTGCTTGCGGGCAAAGCCCTGGCATTTAGCCGGTCAGACTCCCTTTTGGCGCATTAAGTTTGCTTGTAAGAGCAGCGTGCTACTTTGCCTACAGTCGGTAGTGACGATGGGGCCTAACTTGCCGACCTTGCGGCAGGTTGATCTTTGTGGCTAAACCAATTGCCTAAACTATGATGCGAGTCCTTGTAGTTGACGACCATATTTTGTTCCAGGAAGGCATTGCCAGCCTGCTGAATAAACAGCCAGATTTGACTGTGGTGGGTGGGGCTGGCTCAGTCAAAGAAGCAATCACCAAATCCCTTTGCCTGCAACCAGACGTGGTGTTGATGGATTTTAGCCTGCCTGATGGCACGGGGCTGGAGGCAACGCAGGCGATTCTGGCGCAACGGCCGTCTACCAAAATCGTCTTCCTCACCATCCATGAAGACGACGAGCGATTGTTTCAGGCCATCCGCTGCGGGGCCAGGGGTTACTTGCTGAAGAATACGCCTGTAGACCAATTGTTGGCTTACCTGCGCGGCCTGGGAAACGACGAGGTGGCGCTGTCCCCCGCTTCTATTTCCCGTATCCTGGAAGAATTCGCCCAATCACCCGTCCACGAAGCATCTGAACCGGAGATTGCGGCGCAGTTAACAGCGCGCCAGATTGAAGTATTACGTGAACTCCGGCGAGGCGCTACCAATCGAGAGATTGCGAACAATTTATTCATCAGCGAGCAGACTGTAAAAAATCATATCAGCCATATCCTGAGTACCCTCAAGCTAAACAGCCGCTACGAGGCTGCCAGTTTTGCTCGCCGTTACAACCTCTAGTCAGTAGTACCCCAGTACTAAAAAAGTCCCCCTGATCGCCACCTAAAGCAGTACTACCATACCCCCCAGAATAGCGCGCCGGGTCATAGACGGCCGTTTCCGCCTCCCCCTATACTTACAATATATTGCCAGCATTGCCACGCAAGCCCCATAGCTGTCAGGAGGCAGTGTGTTTTGCCGCCCGCAGATGCCTGCCCGACGCACGTCAATTAATTCAGCGCCTCCCTTTGTATTGGTTCATGTCTAGAGGTAGTGATGGTTCCTCCGGTAGATGAGGCCGTCCCGGCCATCGCAAGCGTTTTTGTCGTGACCGCGCAGCGGCTCTTGGGCGATGCTTTGGAACAATTGCTCAACCAGGAAGGCCGCTTGCAGGTTCATCGCCTCACGCCCGGCGCGCCGCAAACCATGATGCAGGTCATCAACCAGCAGCGCCCTCTGGTCGTCATCATAGACGAGGAGTTGCTGACTGACGAGTTGTTTATCAGGGCCAGGCATGTGGGGGAAAACGGCCGTTTTCAGTTCATCATCCTCTCCTCAGTACACAACAGAATTTTTATTTGCCAGTTCAATCACGTGGTATTGGCCAAAGTCGCCGACCTTGTATCACCCATAATGGCCTTTCTCAAGCAATCACCAGGATGCCTGCAAGGAGATAGTCTATGAAGTGATCTGTGGAAAACGTCCTCTCTTTTACCATAACTCTCTTATCTCAATTACTTGTGCAAGCGGACACACCCGGCATCCGCTCATCCGAAGGAGGAATTCGTGATGAAACATCTGCATATCTTTCGACAAAACCCCAAGTGGCTGCTACTGTTCGTTACCGCCTCTCTTGTCCTGGGCCTGGTTAGCAGCCTCCCCCCAACAGTTACGGCCGCTATCTCATCATCTAGCATTATCTTGCCAGAAGACGGCGCGATCCTCTATGGGACCGTTCCCCTGCAGGCGAATGCGGCGAGTGATGTAGGGATTGACAGCGTGGAGTTCTTCTACCGCGCCCATGAGAACGCAGTCCCATCAAAGATCGGCGATGGGGTGTTCAACCCGGTCACCGGGTTCTGGGAATATTCCTGGGACACAACGACAGTCGTTGACACTTACAACAACATTGACACCGATGGGGATGACATAGACGATGCCACCGTTAATCTGACCAAGCCACCGACCAATGACAACCTAAGCATCGTCGTCACCGAGACCGGTGGGACCACCGCCGAAGACACCATCAATATTCGCATCCAGAATATGCTCACGGCGAGAATCTTCCTGCCCGACAACCAGGAAGACATACGCGGTTTTGAAGACCTTGAAGTACTCACCACTGGTGAGTATGCGGTCACGAGCGTGCGCTTCGATCTTTACGATCTGGCTGATGCCGACCCAAGGATTCTCACCCCGTTCGGTGAATTTGAATCATTCGGAGAGCCGGTCGAGAATCCCCACTACGGTCGGCCTCTTGGCGCTCCCGCATACCCAACCGGCAGCCCCATCCACCCAATCGGCGCCGCCACCCTGGAAGGGGCAAAGCGCTGGGTGTACCGTAACTGGGACACCACAACGATCCCTGACGGCTCCTGGCTGCTTGTGGCAACCGCAGAAGACGCAGGGGGGCGCACAGCCACCTACTTTGTCGAAACCTATATCTTCAATGACCTCAATGTGGCGATCACCGCCCCGGGTGATGGCGATACCGTCAGCCGCTTTGTCGCCCTGGAAGCGCGCACCAGTTCCATGACCGGCTTTGACAATGCCGCGCCCGGCAGCCTATGGCCGGCAACCGCGGTTGATTTCACCATCGGCAGCACGACCATTCCAGCGACCGAGACCCCGAGCGGCAGCGGCAGATGGCGGGCTGTCTGGAACGG
It encodes the following:
- a CDS encoding chemotaxis protein CheW, giving the protein MTPDDELQQRLLNLFAGEAQDVIQAITQSCLALEQQPGAAHRADLTANILRQAHNLKGTARALGLEDVFSLTHRLEALFEAIKQTGVEPETAVFDLIYQTLDGINSLIAGPSEGNPALDLLLNRLETAVAHINTPQTALAQSAQTLAAAETAAPDAALPASQETIRVTVGRLDTILNLVNELQISRLSLERNLRYLRQLSYNSDPFVPQVGVPPPAHTQISDLYRRAETDHRRLSQLLAQLQENVHQARMLPLTTIFDALPRIARDLAHELGKEVVLHLEGGDIELDRAVLEQLKSPLQHLLRNGIDHGLETPEKRRAAGKAMAGQISITAVQRGGGILLEISDDGAGIDQARIKEQAIRQRLLTADESNRLNEQEALWLLFRSGFSLAGAVTAVSGRGVGLDIVRQAVESLHGVISLENRPGQGVRFSLSLPVSIASSCCLLVRAAGQMFALPTRQVAHLARVAWEQVQGENGRLRLLHPGAEPIPAISLGQALQGNGHSPDRLAAQVWQTAVFIGPLEQPVALLVDEPGEVQEIVIKPLPLPLAHMPYISGASILGTGAVILVLNVTDLIRAATQRG
- a CDS encoding chemotaxis protein CheW, with protein sequence MALLPAETLIALAIVRCAGLLYGIDVKWVREIQPFTQVTPVYGLPAFWVGVMALRGQLYAVLDLAQVLSPQQTPAENRQHVVFTVVNRLAIGLLVEEMPAVCQIDTQTLTAVSPSSPSYITGTTSEQITVIDLPALFADPCLAVPASRTGNGKP
- a CDS encoding response regulator; the protein is MNNTSQRNSPAQILVVDDSLVMRILVQETLLKTGFQVLTAANGMEAWELLHREPVHLVIADLSMTDLDGLELTRLIRAHKQFGALPVILMSVMDIGDQRQRGLSNGANAFVMKDRRDIESLANRINELLPEGLRVTLPDQPPDNPPGKVTTFLDR
- a CDS encoding methyl-accepting chemotaxis protein, which produces MRSQRLRTRLLLAYIIPLSVVVLGDLFVYRALKLGLDTGAWVNHTNLVISDATALAKAAIDVETGSRGYLLTGDDEFLAPYQSGLADFDHTAVELRRLVDDNPDQLAQLARIESLHQEWIAQAVEPEIRAYRAGNREEAVEMVRAGTGKLILDQLRDEIALFIEEEERLLSQRTEDNRGAANQALLFAVATPMLAIFLALGFATYQSRQISQIIQDYADFAGRVAAGDLTTQLDRRTEDELDFLSQHLNSMVESLAELAQEVQAASDDVAGAAAEILGTVHKHTNTAHEQATSIGQVTSRMEVVRAASEQAAARARELAQKAQTSMRVSHDGTEAVKAIIHGMEDIRLKVKAIAQDILNLAEKTKLIGEITATVNDLADQSNLLALNAAIEAARAGEQGKGFAVVANEVRVLAEQSKQATARVRAILGEIQKATNAAVLVTEAGDEKVENGMILAHRAGDIILQLSTTVQEASDVSHQIVEAAHQQNDAIDEMLRAMKEINQTTHESVQAGQKSEAVAKQLNELTQHLKSMTEQYRLS
- a CDS encoding response regulator transcription factor; protein product: MMRVLVVDDHILFQEGIASLLNKQPDLTVVGGAGSVKEAITKSLCLQPDVVLMDFSLPDGTGLEATQAILAQRPSTKIVFLTIHEDDERLFQAIRCGARGYLLKNTPVDQLLAYLRGLGNDEVALSPASISRILEEFAQSPVHEASEPEIAAQLTARQIEVLRELRRGATNREIANNLFISEQTVKNHISHILSTLKLNSRYEAASFARRYNL